In the Triticum aestivum cultivar Chinese Spring chromosome 2B, IWGSC CS RefSeq v2.1, whole genome shotgun sequence genome, GAATCTGAATGAAATCCGTCGTGTTTGCATGATTTTTCCCCAGTTAGTTCAAAATGTTGTTTGAATGTGTGGGAGCAGCGTTGGATGGCGGCTGGCATCAGTGTACATGGATTGCTCTGCGGACAGATGCCAGAGCAAATTTACGGGTCAGCGTCGGAGATGCCCTTATatagtttttattttttgaaaaattgaCACAAAAGTAAGTGAAATGAAGTATAATATACGCTAAAAAAATGAACACTACGCTAAAATAAAATTGAACGGGCAAAGCAGATTTTTATGATCTAGCGTGATGCCGAACCCAACTTGAAACGGTCggtccgttggagttgctcttagttcGACCCCGTATTAATTTATGCTCAAGCTTCACCGCGTCTCGGACGTGCACACAGCGGCACAGCCCGGCGCCAGGCAGCACAGAAGAAACATCGTCTACACGTGCATGTGAGCCACACATCCAATCCAAGGGTAACGAGGATGCGCAAAAAATACTCAAACGGAGTGATGCATATTGCAAGTGGCAAATAACCAAATTTCTCTGCAAAACCAGAGATCTTTGTTCAAAATTGTTTCACAATTTCACGGCTGAGTTTGCCTGAAATCCCCAACTTCTTGCAGGGAGAGCTAGCAAAACCACAAAACCATATGTACCGTGCACGGTGCACCTCCCTCCTACGAAGTTCACCTACCATTACAATCTTGGTGCTGCTATTGAGTAAACGTCGCCGCAAGGAACATGTCATCCTCGGTCCCGACCCAGCCGCAGCTACCGCAGCGCTCGCCGCCACGGCAGCACTCGTTCACGCCGCCGAACTTCCTCGCTTGCACGGCTACGCGATCGGCAGCCGCTACGGCGTGGACGACCTTGACCTCAGCGAGCAACTTGGGCGCCTTGCACCCGCCGCCCAGCTCCCGGCCCGCCGGCGAGAGTCTCAGCCAGCTCTCCGCCGACGCCGATTCCGCGCCCGTCGACAAGGCGTGATCGGCTCGCGCCAGCACGCGCGACGACGGCCTCCCTCTCCCTGTCCCCAGGAACGCCGCCAGCCCGGACGACGACGAGCGCGGCCTCCACCGGAGCTCGAACGCGACCTTGACCGGCGAGGCGACGGCCCCGCCGTTGGCCGCCAGCTGGAAGCGCACGCGCTCGCCCCAGAGCACGTCGTCGCCCCCGGCGCCGCACGGGACCTCGCGCGTGTCCACGCGGATCCGGCGCCTCCCGTCGCCGGCCGGGACGTAGTACCTCACAAAGAGGCCGCCCTCGAGCCGTGCCTCGACGCCGGCGACCCGGACGACCTTGACGTCGAACTCCAGACTCGGCTGCCTCCACAGGGTCGGCATGCTTCTACTTCTCCTCAAGTGTCGAATTAAACTATGTACTCTGTCTGATGGTTGCTGAGCGAGCAGTGGGGTAACTGAGCTTGAACTGAATCTTTCTAGGAAGGAGGCGCTTATATAGGAATTTGTTGGGTTGGGAGGCCGCAAGTGGAACTAGTTATGCATATCCAAGTGCTCAGTGGCGCGCCGGGGGTTCAAGGGGATATGCACGCACGCAACGCATAGAGGATGCCGCATGGAGCAGTCGCTTTAAGTCGCGACGGCAGCCATGCAAAACCACATGGCTGAAAATGAAACGGCCCTGGCTTTCCCGAGGGAACCAAGCCGCGCGTGCCATTGGAGTTGAAACGGCCCTGTAAACTCAGAGagagaggaagtaccttttacgGGTGGGGTTGGAGCAAAGGAGGATCCTCTAGTGGCACTTCAGGAAGATAGAATCATTCTTCATGTCAGTTCTCAGGTGAACCGCCCAAGTAACCTGCTTCGGCTATCCTAGAGATAACGGTGCCGCTATCTACCAGAGCATCGCCGCTAGTTCGCGCTTGGATGTAAAAGTACTTGTGTCATAAACCAAAATGCGTCGTACAGCCGAGGAAGGTTTCGCACAGCGTGACATAGCATGCTATGTGGAGAATTGAATTGGGGGATAAATGATGCATCCCAAGGCAGTAGAAGTGAAGGAGGCCCCGGAATTGAAAAAACCTTGAATAAGTAAGAGGACGAAGCATATCATCTAGTTTTCCTGAGGAATGGGGACGAACTCCTGAACGGTGTCCTGGCCAATGGCGATGAACCCCGGACACTCGTAAGCTACCTTTGTTGGTGGCAGGTACCCGGCGCGGGAGATCCGGTCTAGCTGACCTTGCTATCTGAAGGGGCAAAGGCCAGAAGAGAAGAACATCCCAGAATAACCGAGGTGTATCCAAAATTAAAGACCGGTACCTATATAAACCGAGGTGTAGGGCTCGTAGAGAGACACAACAATTTCAGGGTAGCTCGACTGTATTATACATACTCCATCCAAATGCAATAAAAcacaagtaggacgtagggttttatctcccaTGAGAGCCCGAACCTAGGAAAAACTCATGTCTTTGTTATCATCATCTCAAGACCCTTAGTTCAGGACCTACTACTCGAGATGTGCCAGATTTTGCTCTGAGAGTTCATATCATTGAAGTCCTTCAATCTGTAAAGACAGAAGATGATATCTTGCTTTTGCATAAGAAAACAAACATTTGCAAACGAATTTGTACCTTTTTGCACCAACATACTATTGATCTCTTGCTTTTTCTGATTGAACCATGCTTAAAGATTGATGTTCCTTTTCGAGAGGAAGATAAGAACAAACAAGAAGTAAGAAAAATAACATAACAATGGCTGAATGAATCGCTTTTGCTCATCTCTTCTATATTTGTTTGTTCCTTCCCGTTTTCTATTTTTAATCGTCCCCACATAACAGGTACCAGACCCCACACCAACAAGTATATCGACATGATATACAAATGCAGTATGTGTATACATAAGCCATCTCGTGAATATTGGCGCGGATCAACGGCGCTGGATCCGCGTGTCCCTGTACCTGCATGCTATAAATTCTCTCTCCAGACGCCTCACCTGTTAAAAACTTATCATTATGCTTTTGCTTCCACCGTATTCATCGACAAAATATCGTGTGGATGTCATACCATACTCTGGACTATACTTTCCACCAAGCTATGCACCAACGCAAATGATTGACATGATAGGCCCATATTGCTCAAGAGGCCATGTATTTTTTATATGACGCACAATACACAAAAAAAATAGTTCAACTTGTAGTTTGTTATATACTACTTCAAATGTAAGATGTTTTGCGAGCTATGTTAGTAGCCCATAGTGTTTAGGCCCGGTTTAGATTAAAAGATTTAGGGAAGGGAGGTCACAAATGCTGAAATGGAGCTCTTCAGGGGCTCCTTAGATCTGTATGCAAGCAGACTAAAGTTAGTTGCACTATGATTGTTACCTCTTGTGTTTTATAATGTACTGTACTACTATGAAAAAAAGTCACAAAAAAGTTAAATTCAAACGGACGCTAAAATAAACAAAAAATGACTGGGCAAACGGGATCTTTTATGATCTACCGTAATGCCAAACCCTACTTTAGTACCGTAGTCTTCTAATAAACTAAAAAAAGggctattcgcaaaaaaaaaaaaggtcTAGTGCATGATCCACTTAGTTCGACCCCCGTCTTAATTTCCGTTGAAGCTTCACGGCTGCGCGCCGCGTCTCCGATGTGCACACCGCGCAGGGCCGCCGGGCAGCGCCTGAGCGCGGAAGAACAATCGTTGGCACGTCATGTGCATGGCAGCCACACATCCAAGAGCGACGAGGAAGCGCAAAAATACCAGAACCGAATTTGGCATCGTgttcaaaatttgttcatatttCACGCCCGAGTTTGACTGAAATCGACAACTGCTTGCTGGAAGAGCTCTACTACGAAGTTCACCGACCATCAGAATACTGGTATTGCTATTGAGTAAACGTCGCTGCCAGGAACATGTCCTCCTCGGTCCCGACCCAGCCGCAGCTACCGCAGCGCTCGCCGCCACGGCAGCACTCGTTCACGCCGCCGAACTTCCTCGCCTGCACGGCCACGCGATCGGCAGCCGCTGCGGCGTggacgacctcgacctcgacgAACAACTTGGGCGCCTTGCACCCGCCGCCCAGCTCCCTGCCCGCCGGCGAGAGTCTCAGCCAGCTCTCCGCCGACGCTGATTTTGCACCCACAGACAAGGCGAGCTCGGCCCGCGCCAGCACGCGCGACGACGGCCTCCCTGTCCCCAGGAACGCCGCGAGCCCGGACGACGACGGGCGCGGCCTCCACCGGAGCTCGAACGCGACCTTACCCGGCGCGGCGATGGCCCCGCCGTTGCCCGCCAGCTGGAAGCGCACGCGCTCGCCCCAGAGCACGTCGTCGCCCCCCGCGCCGCACGGGACCTCGCGCGTGTGCACGCGGATCCGGCGCCTACCGTCGCCGGCCGGGACGTAGTACCTGACGAAGAGGACGCCCTCGAGCCGCGCCTCGACGCCGGCCACCCTCACGACCTTGACGTCGAACTCCAGACTCGGCTGCCTGCACAAGGTCGCCATGCTCCTCTCTCTCGAGTCTCGACAGGTGTCAAATTAAACTATGTGTTGTATGCTGGTTGCTGAGCGAGCGGTGGGGTAGCTGAGCTTGAACTGAATCTTTCTTGGAATGGGGCGCTTATATAGGGCTTTGTTGGGAGGCCGCAAGTGGAACTACTTATGCATATCCGAGTGCTCAGTGGCGCGCGCGGCCATCAAAGGAAGGGGTCAAGAGGATATGCACGCATAGCGCATAGAGGATGCCGCATGGGAGCAGTCGCTTTAAGTCGCCATGGCAGCCGTGCAAAACCACATGGCTGAAAATGAAACGGCCCTCGCTTTCCCCAGGGGAGCGAGCCCCGAGCCAGTgcgggtgtgtgggggggggggggggggggggggggggggggtgagggatgAGGCCGGGTGAACTCGAGTTACCCTTGGGCACGTCAAGGGCTGCCTGGCCATAGGCACGGCGCAAGAGTGGCGGGCGGGGGGCTGACGGGGATGGCCATGGTGACTGATCACGTTCATATATTGGTTATAAACTAGTACGTGTGCTGGAACGATCGGACGCAGCAACCCTTGCGCCTTTCTTACATGCGTAGATTGCTGATAGCTACCAGCCCCGCTGCACTCAGATTCTGGCTTCGTAGTTCTTGGGGCGCACTCAAGTTTTTTATATTGAATTGAGTAAAAGTGGTAAAGCCTCCGTGGTCTGAATCGGATTCAGATAACTACAATAGGATTAGGATCCTGTGATGCAGATGAGATTATTAATTATGCATGTGTCATTTGCTGTGCGGTTAATGTAAAGGATTGTTGGGGGTAAAGAACAGGTAGCTTAGTTCTAGTAGTATCGTTCTAAACTTCTAATCCTTCGTTTTGACGACTGTAGTAAGCTGATCGaatttttttttgcgggataaTAAGTTGATCGACTGCCTCCATATTTCACATGTGTATGATTGCCACGCCGACGTTTAGGTGTGCGGCAATGACGCTCTCTCTGCATATCGATGCGTCCAACATTCACCGGCGACAAGAGACGGCGTATCTATTTTGAACGTTGCTATGAAGGTATACCCTCAcgtttctgctccggtgctcccccctgGTTGAACGCGAGGGGGAGAAACACAAGGACGGCTGAGATCTGTCAAAAACGCTTCGTGAAGAGGGGCACGATCGTCTTTTTATGCCCGAGGAGAGCGCGCGTACAACCCTGTAGAAGCCCGCACCGGCGCGCGTACAGCCTTGTACAAGCCCGCACCGGCCCGATTACTTTTGTACACTGAGGGTATACATGTATTGTACATGGGCGATTCGTTTTCCCTTGTCACGTGCTGCGGTcgtgggcgtgggcggcggcggtcgTGGGCTAGCCACGCGGCCACGCGGCACACGAAAACTTCCAAAAACGTCACATCCTATAAAGAGGGAGGGGAACCACCACCGGCCGCATCGCCCCCACCATTTACCCCCAAATCGGCTCAGTCCCTCTCTCCTTGCCGCATCGTCTCCCCCTCGTCTCCATCGCCCCGCCACCGCACCTACTTGCTCAACCCCACCGCCTCCCTCTC is a window encoding:
- the LOC123041470 gene encoding uncharacterized protein, which gives rise to MPTLWRQPSLEFDVKVVRVAGVEARLEGGLFVRYYVPAGDGRRRIRVDTREVPCGAGGDDVLWGERVRFQLAANGGAVASPVKVAFELRWRPRSSSSGLAAFLGTGRGRPSSRVLARADHALSTGAESASAESWLRLSPAGRELGGGCKAPKLLAEVKVVHAVAAADRVAVQARKFGGVNECCRGGERCGSCGWVGTEDDMFLAATFTQ
- the LOC123041471 gene encoding uncharacterized protein, yielding MATLCRQPSLEFDVKVVRVAGVEARLEGVLFVRYYVPAGDGRRRIRVHTREVPCGAGGDDVLWGERVRFQLAGNGGAIAAPGKVAFELRWRPRPSSSGLAAFLGTGRPSSRVLARAELALSVGAKSASAESWLRLSPAGRELGGGCKAPKLFVEVEVVHAAAAADRVAVQARKFGGVNECCRGGERCGSCGWVGTEEDMFLAATFTQ